One Megalops cyprinoides isolate fMegCyp1 chromosome 23, fMegCyp1.pri, whole genome shotgun sequence genomic region harbors:
- the LOC118770650 gene encoding ras-related and estrogen-regulated growth inhibitor-like protein, translating into MNDIKLAVLGSEGVGKSALIVRFLTRRFIGEYASSSECVYRKHLSIDGRQLNLELYDPCSQPCQGKPSLHDQMHWADGFLVVYDISDRSSFLTAKAIVHLIRDMHLGVTKRDADSVVFLVGNKQDLCHVREVGRDEGQRLAAEARCRFYELSAAEHCQEVALMFSKLVRNTSLSIKAKDRRRPSGSKSMARLINNVFGKRRKSV; encoded by the exons ATGAATGACATTAAACTTGCTGTCCTGGGGAGCGAAGGCGTCGGGAAATCAG CGCTCATCGTACGATTTCTTACAAGGCGATTTATTGGCGAATACGCTTCTTCTTCAG AGTGCGTATATAGAAAACATCTATCTATTGATGGAAGACAGCTAAATCTTGAACTATATGACCCCTGCTCTCAG CCTTGCCAAGGGAAGCCCTCCCTACATGACCAGATGCACTGGGCAGATGGCTTCCTTGTTGTCTATGACATCAGCGATAGATCGTCCTTCCTCACTGCCAAAGCCATTGTGCACCTGATCAGGGACATGCACCTGGGTGTGACCAAAAG AGACGCAGACTCTGTGGTGTTTCTGGTGGGCAACAAGCAGGACCTGTGCCATGTGCGGGAGGTGGGCAGAGACGAGGGGCAGCGGCTTGCAGCCGAAGCCAGGTGCCGGTTCTACGAGCTCTCGGCCGCCGAGCATTGCCAGGAGGTGGCGCTGATGTTCTCCAAGCTGGTTCGCAATACCAGCCTCAGCATCAAGGCTAAGGACCGGCGAAGGCCCAGTGGGTCCAAGTCCATGGCCAGACTGATCAACAATGTCTTTGGGAAAAGGAGGAAGTCTGTTTAG